A stretch of the Flavobacterium aquiphilum genome encodes the following:
- a CDS encoding RagB/SusD family nutrient uptake outer membrane protein, translating into MKKIYILLGLVALSTSSCEDYLNTEPIQKIAIEQYYTDEQGITNALAGVYDPLGSEKLYGSQLWWQLDSATDEGYYARNTLVAGTMVYNFDFTAVNVSDFWFNLYDGINRANDLIAHIDLPQMDETQRQQILGEALFLRGYYHFLLVSHFGDVPLRLTPTTSPNNVQIARTPAKDVYAQILKDMTDAEGKVSATKPNYSSRVYKTVVQGVLARVCLQMAGYPLNDTSKYNEALSWSKKVIDSGQHSLNVSFQTTAPAGKPTNYYDVVNPSNGVTTNNAYRQVFITEASDTYDTNELMWEADFKARGGGYNEGGRVGNNIGITFQPVASSPLFGTYCWGFIKGTGKLFRAYDATGADLRRDWALTTYTINNSTAVKNNLAKTIQYGRDCGKWRREYEINLSGDQNYTAINFPILRYADVLLMYAEAENQVNGPTAAAQAAVNQVRRRGYGRTDVSAPYLLSDAATTTAVAGGKAAFQLFIEDERMRELCFEGLRRMDLIRWNKFVTTMKAVSDDMAASPTTGPLTSGNQQYGALAGKNVFANGNKFLLFPIPSLEMASNPLIKQENQNPGY; encoded by the coding sequence ATGAAAAAGATATATATATTATTGGGCTTGGTGGCGTTAAGTACCAGTTCTTGTGAGGATTATTTGAATACAGAACCCATTCAAAAAATTGCAATCGAACAATATTATACCGATGAGCAGGGGATAACCAATGCTTTGGCGGGAGTATATGACCCATTGGGATCTGAAAAATTATATGGCAGCCAGTTATGGTGGCAATTGGATTCAGCTACAGATGAAGGGTATTACGCCCGTAATACCTTGGTAGCAGGAACAATGGTCTATAATTTTGATTTTACTGCTGTAAATGTTTCAGATTTTTGGTTTAATCTTTACGACGGAATTAACAGGGCCAATGACTTGATCGCACATATCGATTTACCGCAAATGGATGAAACCCAAAGACAGCAGATATTAGGTGAAGCTTTGTTTTTAAGAGGATATTACCATTTTTTATTGGTAAGCCATTTTGGAGATGTGCCTTTACGATTGACACCTACCACAAGCCCTAATAATGTTCAAATAGCCAGAACACCAGCCAAAGATGTCTATGCTCAAATCTTGAAAGACATGACAGATGCCGAAGGAAAAGTAAGTGCAACAAAACCAAATTACTCCAGTCGTGTTTATAAAACAGTAGTACAGGGAGTACTAGCGAGAGTATGTTTGCAAATGGCTGGTTATCCTTTGAATGACACTTCAAAATACAATGAGGCATTGTCTTGGTCCAAAAAAGTAATCGATTCAGGGCAACATAGTTTAAATGTTAGTTTTCAAACTACAGCTCCCGCTGGTAAACCTACAAATTATTACGATGTGGTTAACCCATCAAATGGAGTTACCACTAATAACGCTTATCGTCAAGTATTTATAACTGAAGCTTCAGACACTTACGATACAAATGAATTGATGTGGGAAGCAGATTTTAAAGCCCGCGGGGGAGGATATAATGAAGGCGGACGTGTAGGGAATAATATTGGTATCACTTTTCAACCAGTTGCTTCCAGTCCTTTATTTGGAACCTACTGCTGGGGATTTATAAAGGGAACAGGAAAACTATTCAGAGCTTATGATGCTACAGGTGCCGATTTACGTCGTGATTGGGCACTAACTACTTACACAATTAATAACTCTACCGCTGTTAAAAATAATCTAGCTAAAACTATACAATATGGCAGGGATTGTGGTAAATGGAGAAGAGAGTATGAAATTAACCTATCTGGTGATCAAAATTATACAGCAATCAATTTTCCTATCTTGAGATATGCCGACGTGCTTTTAATGTATGCAGAAGCTGAAAATCAGGTCAATGGGCCAACTGCCGCTGCGCAAGCGGCCGTGAATCAGGTACGCCGTAGAGGATATGGTCGTACAGATGTTTCAGCACCCTACTTACTCTCCGATGCTGCAACAACAACAGCTGTAGCCGGTGGTAAAGCCGCATTCCAACTTTTTATTGAAGATGAGCGTATGCGTGAATTATGCTTTGAGGGATTACGTAGAATGGACTTGATCCGTTGGAACAAATTTGTAACAACAATGAAAGCAGTTAGCGACGATATGGCAGCATCTCCAACTACTGGTCCATTGACTTCAGGAAACCAACAATATGGGGCATTAGCAGGGAAAAATGTTTTTGCCAATGGTAATAAATTCCTGTTGTTTCCAATCCCTTCATTAGAAATGGCATCCAATCCTTTAATAAAACAAGAAAATCAGAATCCTGGCTATTAA
- a CDS encoding SusC/RagA family TonB-linked outer membrane protein produces MKNLNLKYQPFSKVFKQLLVGIFMIIAPVFAQAQTKTITGSVHDDKKESLPGVTVSIKGTKEGVITDFTGEYKIKASSKDQLVFTYMGYETATITVGDRTSINVTLKSSTSTLDEIVVIGYGTVKRKDLTGAVGSVNMADLNKTPIRSIDEALAGRVAGVQVTSADGMPGAGSNIVIRGNNSVTQANSPLYVIDGFLVENPDPNVLNPSDIESYDVLKDASATAIYGSRGANGVIVIQTKKGKQGKPVFNFSSSIGVQEIAQKMNMMSTYEFVKYQLEYNTLATSNPKSPTEIYLTDPNRTLDSYINEGSTDWQDLSTRTALFKKNDLSVTGGTKKFKYALSGSTTDQDGILLNSNYTRYQGRANVDYQITDKLKVGGNANYSHLKQTGIDPSAAIFNGTANVMVAVWGMRPYSPNVTNPEDEFIDPNLNSGIDLRVNPVINLKNTYNVTSTNNFSINGYLEYLITKELKLRSTLGYVSNKSEKDEFYNSYTTSGRPGSASGVNGKMMNNNYTNWLNENTLTWDKRMQKHHFIALGGFTTQKQESESYGKAAQKIPAANEDLMFDALDLGTPVRIDPGNSVWTMASFLGRVNYDFASKYFLTASYRADGSSKFPSQNHWGYFPSGALSWKFSEEKFLKNRYLSEGKLRTSYGQTGNNRVGDFDYLTTYYNPNNPFYGTYVFNNNYVTGATAQRLGNSDLKWETTEQIDAGLDLGFFNQRIIFSADVYKKTTKDLLLKTNLPLSTGFTSAFKNIGSVENKGLELTLTTKNIVSKDFSWTTSANISFNRNKLLALAEGQKNLESIVNWDTGFSTISAYNAVVGQPLGLMYGFEYAGTYKYDNFTGSGTAADPYKLKAGLANNGNVNVQPGDVRYLDQNGDGTINKSDYTTIGNGNPLNIGGFSNNFTYKNFDLNIFFQWSYGNDIINANRIVFDGNQLGREGLNQFASYQDRWLPENPNSDIVRTKGYVGAPVAYSSRIVEDGSYLRLKNVALGYNFGKNFVEKMHLKSMRFSLSASNIYTWTKYTGSDPEVNTYNSALTPGFDYSSYPRARTIFFATNISF; encoded by the coding sequence ATGAAAAATTTGAATTTGAAATACCAACCTTTTTCTAAGGTTTTCAAACAGTTGCTTGTTGGTATTTTTATGATAATTGCTCCCGTTTTTGCTCAGGCGCAAACCAAAACAATAACCGGTTCTGTACACGATGATAAAAAAGAATCGCTTCCAGGGGTTACAGTTTCCATAAAAGGCACTAAAGAAGGTGTGATAACTGATTTTACAGGTGAATATAAAATTAAAGCCAGTTCAAAAGATCAATTGGTTTTTACTTATATGGGATATGAAACTGCTACAATTACAGTGGGAGACAGAACTTCTATCAATGTTACATTAAAATCTTCAACCAGTACCTTGGATGAGATTGTTGTAATTGGTTATGGAACGGTGAAAAGAAAAGATTTAACCGGAGCTGTTGGTAGTGTAAATATGGCAGACCTTAATAAAACTCCTATTCGTTCTATAGACGAAGCATTGGCAGGCCGCGTGGCAGGGGTACAGGTAACTTCGGCAGATGGTATGCCTGGAGCAGGTTCTAATATTGTTATCAGAGGAAATAACTCTGTAACACAAGCGAATAGTCCATTGTATGTTATAGATGGTTTTCTTGTTGAAAATCCTGATCCAAATGTACTTAATCCATCAGATATTGAGTCTTATGACGTTTTGAAAGATGCTTCTGCAACGGCTATTTATGGATCCAGAGGAGCCAATGGGGTTATCGTAATCCAAACCAAAAAGGGTAAACAAGGAAAACCTGTTTTTAATTTTTCCAGTTCTATTGGTGTTCAGGAAATTGCCCAAAAGATGAACATGATGAGTACTTACGAATTCGTGAAATACCAATTAGAATATAATACTCTTGCAACTTCAAATCCTAAATCACCAACCGAAATCTATCTTACAGATCCTAATAGAACATTAGATAGTTATATAAATGAAGGAAGCACAGACTGGCAAGACTTATCAACTCGTACCGCTTTGTTCAAAAAGAATGATCTTTCCGTAACTGGAGGAACCAAAAAATTTAAATATGCCCTTAGTGGTTCAACTACTGACCAAGATGGTATTTTGTTGAATTCAAATTATACCAGATATCAAGGACGTGCCAACGTAGATTATCAAATTACCGATAAATTAAAAGTTGGTGGTAATGCAAATTATAGCCATTTAAAACAAACAGGGATTGATCCAAGTGCAGCAATCTTCAACGGTACAGCCAATGTGATGGTTGCAGTTTGGGGAATGCGTCCCTATTCGCCTAATGTAACAAACCCTGAGGACGAATTTATAGATCCAAATCTTAATTCAGGTATTGATTTAAGAGTAAACCCCGTTATCAACCTTAAGAACACTTACAATGTAACAAGTACCAATAATTTTTCTATAAATGGTTATCTTGAATATTTGATTACTAAAGAATTAAAATTAAGATCAACTTTGGGTTATGTTAGTAACAAATCCGAAAAAGATGAATTTTATAATTCATATACTACATCAGGGCGTCCGGGCAGTGCAAGCGGTGTCAATGGAAAAATGATGAACAATAATTATACCAATTGGTTGAATGAGAATACATTGACTTGGGATAAAAGAATGCAAAAGCACCATTTTATCGCTTTAGGAGGATTTACAACCCAAAAACAAGAAAGTGAGTCTTATGGTAAAGCAGCACAAAAAATACCAGCTGCAAATGAGGACCTGATGTTTGATGCGCTTGATTTAGGTACTCCTGTAAGAATTGATCCAGGAAATTCAGTTTGGACAATGGCTTCTTTCCTAGGAAGGGTGAACTATGATTTTGCATCGAAATATTTTTTAACAGCTTCATACAGAGCGGACGGATCTTCCAAATTCCCTTCGCAAAACCACTGGGGATACTTCCCATCAGGTGCCCTTTCATGGAAGTTTAGCGAAGAAAAGTTCTTAAAAAATAGATATTTGTCAGAGGGGAAATTGCGTACAAGTTATGGACAAACCGGTAATAACCGTGTAGGTGATTTTGATTATTTGACTACTTATTATAATCCGAACAATCCTTTTTACGGAACATACGTATTCAACAATAATTACGTAACAGGAGCTACAGCACAAAGACTTGGAAACTCTGATTTGAAATGGGAAACTACCGAACAAATTGATGCTGGCTTGGATTTAGGTTTCTTTAACCAAAGAATCATCTTTAGTGCGGATGTATATAAAAAAACAACCAAAGATTTGTTACTAAAAACCAACCTTCCATTATCAACAGGTTTCACTTCGGCATTCAAAAACATCGGTAGCGTAGAGAATAAAGGTTTGGAATTAACTTTAACAACAAAAAATATAGTTAGCAAAGATTTTAGCTGGACGACTAGTGCCAATATCTCTTTCAACAGAAATAAATTATTAGCATTGGCAGAAGGACAAAAAAACTTAGAATCCATTGTGAATTGGGATACTGGTTTTAGTACGATAAGTGCCTATAATGCTGTGGTAGGACAACCTTTAGGTTTAATGTACGGTTTTGAGTATGCAGGAACTTATAAATATGACAATTTTACAGGTAGTGGAACAGCAGCTGATCCTTATAAATTAAAAGCAGGTCTTGCTAATAATGGAAATGTAAATGTTCAGCCAGGTGATGTGCGATATTTGGATCAAAATGGGGATGGAACAATCAATAAAAGCGATTATACTACCATTGGAAACGGTAACCCACTTAACATTGGTGGATTTTCAAATAATTTTACTTATAAAAACTTTGATTTGAATATCTTCTTTCAATGGTCGTATGGTAATGATATTATAAATGCCAACCGTATTGTGTTTGATGGAAATCAATTAGGGCGTGAAGGTCTAAATCAATTTGCCAGCTATCAGGATCGTTGGTTACCAGAAAATCCAAATTCTGATATTGTAAGAACAAAGGGCTATGTTGGTGCGCCCGTTGCCTATTCGTCAAGAATAGTAGAAGACGGTTCTTACTTGAGATTGAAAAATGTGGCATTGGGCTATAATTTTGGCAAAAATTTTGTTGAAAAAATGCACCTTAAATCGATGAGATTCTCATTATCAGCATCGAATATCTATACATGGACTAAATACACCGGATCAGATCCAGAGGTAAATACCTACAACTCTGCTTTAACACCTGGATTTGATTATTCGTCTTATCCCCGAGCACGTACTATATTTTTTGCGACAAACATTAGCTTTTAA
- a CDS encoding glycoside hydrolase family 88 protein: MKTIQYYLVLLSFCSLSTFAQKDNSKDHFAMQKLIQDNFTFAEKQYQYLEKATPPDSMPKTFEKGRNINSDIYWWCSGFYPGTLLYIYEYTKKPSILDEAQKRLAILDTVKYYTKNHDLGFMMYCSFGNAYRLTKNEAYKKVILQSSKSLATRYRPDAKVIQSWDVVESGLDRKGFVGPVIIDNMMNLEMLEWASQNSTDKSFADVAENHANTTMKNHFRPDFSSYHVLDYDLKTGEVRKKVTAQGYADSSAWSRGQGWALYGYTMMYRFTKNPAYLKQAQGVAKFILNNPNLPADKIPYWDFDAPNIPDALRDVSAGSIYASALLELGQYTSGKEKQNYVDVAKTILKSLSTPKYRAQLGTNGGYLLMHSVGSIPHKTEVDTPLTYADYYFLEALLRYKKWYL; encoded by the coding sequence ATGAAAACAATTCAGTACTATTTGGTACTATTGTCATTTTGCAGCTTATCCACATTTGCTCAAAAAGATAATAGCAAGGATCATTTTGCCATGCAAAAGCTGATTCAGGATAATTTCACTTTTGCCGAAAAGCAATATCAATACTTAGAAAAAGCGACACCTCCAGATTCTATGCCAAAAACATTTGAAAAAGGGCGTAACATAAACTCTGATATTTATTGGTGGTGCAGCGGTTTTTATCCGGGAACACTTTTATATATCTATGAGTACACCAAAAAACCGTCAATACTTGATGAAGCTCAAAAAAGATTAGCAATTTTGGATACGGTAAAATATTATACCAAAAACCATGATTTGGGTTTTATGATGTATTGCAGTTTTGGGAATGCTTATCGACTGACTAAAAATGAAGCATACAAAAAAGTGATCCTACAATCCTCTAAATCATTGGCAACAAGATACCGTCCTGATGCCAAAGTGATTCAATCCTGGGATGTTGTGGAAAGTGGATTGGATAGAAAAGGTTTTGTTGGGCCGGTTATCATAGACAACATGATGAACCTTGAGATGCTGGAATGGGCAAGTCAAAATAGTACCGATAAAAGTTTTGCTGATGTGGCCGAAAACCATGCCAACACGACGATGAAAAATCACTTTCGTCCTGATTTCAGCAGTTATCATGTATTGGATTATGATTTAAAAACTGGAGAAGTTCGTAAGAAAGTTACCGCTCAAGGGTATGCTGATTCCAGCGCCTGGAGCAGGGGGCAAGGATGGGCACTTTATGGTTATACTATGATGTACCGTTTTACCAAAAATCCTGCTTACTTAAAGCAAGCACAAGGAGTGGCCAAGTTTATACTGAACAACCCAAATTTACCCGCTGACAAGATTCCGTATTGGGATTTTGATGCACCAAATATTCCTGATGCTTTGCGTGACGTATCCGCAGGATCTATATATGCATCAGCCTTGTTGGAGTTAGGTCAATATACTTCGGGAAAGGAAAAACAAAATTATGTTGATGTTGCCAAAACTATTTTGAAATCATTGTCAACTCCAAAATACAGAGCTCAATTGGGTACAAATGGGGGCTATTTATTGATGCACAGTGTAGGTTCGATTCCACATAAAACGGAAGTTGATACTCCGCTTACGTATGCCGATTATTATTTCCTGGAAGCATTACTACGATATAAAAAATGGTATTTATAA
- a CDS encoding hybrid sensor histidine kinase/response regulator transcription factor produces the protein MILKNHNLAGLFWGICFWVLLFSTSTSSGQNSSLSFNHYDVTNGLSNNSILSITQDSTGFIWLGTKYGLNRYDGRTFKVFKNDPENKNSISSNYFITGLALASNKKMWVVSSALDLYQSEDNSFENIIPKSAGIKKVLQDSKGNLWIGGSHQLKFIAPNSKKIFPLKIEKSDIQVSEIFEDNEHHIWVGSSTGLYELFFLNKKLIKKRHFGYELNGNENIGPITSIVQDKSSKFWIGTKKNGLYSFDKKSLQLTNFVKNSSNGKNSLVNNNVRKILLHKDGSLWIGTQDGLSILNPITHQFTNYQHDPSNPKSLSQNSIYDIFQDKNGSVWIGTYFGGVNIVYSVNTPFTIYQNSIAKNSISSNIISSVVEDSHHNLWIGTEAGGLNYFNKKNQVFSFYKNSNTNKNSLSSNLVKGIAIDKDQNVWIATSLGGLNLLDPKTSTFTVYKPNSKNNNSISTDDISCMIISKENKLFIGSYFGINIYDIAQQKFSLIANSELPVNVIFEDKQGTIWIGASDGIRIYQTPKLIYKNFKDNSDKSFNFNVNCFFQDRIGNIWVGTVQNGLALLNPKNNTFKTFDTKDGLPTNNILSITEDNETNLWISTDNGLVKYNRHLNTFRTFNILDGLPDNLFNINSVLKDSQGRLYFGTYNGLVSFMSKSIEKNTLAPEVVFSNLKLFNIPVAINDESGLLKQDINNSETLTFNHDQNIFTIEFSALNFIKSNKNKYAYKLDGLEKNWNYVDIPSATYNNLPAGSYQFLVKGSNNDGIWSKDIKKINIVILPPMWETWWAYLIYFAIIAAIGYQINAFLKARRELKQELHFEKMKLDFFTNVSHEIRTPLTLILGPIEKLEQLTTENTQANKYALSIKNNTERLYRLVNELLDFRKADSGNLRPYFSEENIVSVLKEVFENFQALAEAKNIQYTFKSSHPEILVYFDKDQMEKVFFNLLSNAFKFTQDGGTINLKITLKKQNVKIKVIDNGKGIDIKNIDDIFKNFYQAGQNFGTGIGLALSKSLVELHKGKINVTSTPATENKTGKTTFTVSLQLGKNHLNDNDITPMPSIENHIYQEVNEYSAQDFIENPAKEEKNKKAHILVVEDNDEVREFIKQSLEDLYYVHESKNGLEGWKNAIQSLPDLIISDVMMPIMDGLELCKKLKTDIRTSHIPVIMLTAKSDPLHQIEGLQHGADIYITKPFREQILQLNIHNLLSLRAALQKKYSEQLSQLPVLPDTESTQDEKLLHKLRQIIEANISNIDLDTNFITSEIGMSRSVLYKKFSALTNQPLKEFITSIRLKQSVEIFLSGETSVQSVALEVGFNDVKIFRREFKRVYGITPGEYVKNKGKTEA, from the coding sequence ATGATTTTAAAAAATCACAATCTCGCAGGTCTTTTTTGGGGAATTTGTTTCTGGGTTTTGTTATTTTCAACTTCAACAAGTTCTGGCCAAAACAGTTCATTGTCATTTAATCATTATGATGTTACTAATGGGCTTTCAAACAATTCCATTTTGTCTATAACCCAAGACTCTACCGGTTTTATTTGGTTGGGGACAAAATATGGCCTAAACCGTTATGACGGGCGTACATTCAAAGTTTTTAAAAATGACCCCGAAAACAAAAACAGCATATCTTCTAATTACTTCATTACAGGCCTAGCATTAGCTTCTAATAAAAAGATGTGGGTAGTATCCAGTGCTTTGGATTTGTACCAGTCCGAAGACAATTCATTTGAAAATATTATCCCTAAAAGTGCAGGTATAAAAAAGGTACTACAAGATTCTAAAGGCAATTTATGGATTGGAGGTTCACACCAGCTAAAATTTATAGCTCCAAACAGCAAAAAAATATTCCCTTTAAAAATTGAAAAAAGCGATATTCAAGTTTCTGAAATTTTTGAAGACAATGAACATCACATCTGGGTTGGAAGCTCTACAGGATTATATGAACTCTTTTTTTTAAACAAAAAGCTTATTAAAAAAAGACATTTTGGCTACGAATTAAATGGTAACGAAAATATTGGCCCAATTACCAGTATTGTCCAAGACAAAAGTTCAAAATTTTGGATTGGAACAAAAAAAAATGGACTCTATTCTTTTGATAAAAAATCATTACAACTAACGAATTTTGTAAAAAACAGCAGTAATGGAAAAAATTCATTGGTCAACAATAATGTCCGCAAAATATTATTGCATAAAGATGGTTCTCTTTGGATTGGAACACAAGATGGTTTATCAATTTTAAATCCCATCACCCATCAATTTACCAATTATCAACATGACCCTTCAAATCCAAAAAGTTTAAGCCAAAACTCTATTTACGATATTTTTCAGGATAAAAATGGTTCGGTTTGGATTGGGACTTATTTTGGTGGAGTCAACATTGTTTATTCTGTAAATACCCCTTTTACAATTTATCAAAACAGCATTGCAAAGAACAGCATCAGCAGTAATATAATTAGTTCGGTTGTTGAAGACAGTCATCATAATTTATGGATTGGAACTGAAGCCGGAGGGTTAAATTATTTCAATAAAAAAAACCAAGTCTTTTCTTTTTATAAAAATAGTAACACCAATAAAAATTCTTTGAGTTCCAATTTGGTTAAAGGAATTGCAATTGATAAAGACCAAAACGTATGGATAGCAACAAGTTTAGGTGGTTTAAACCTTCTTGATCCCAAGACTTCTACTTTTACGGTTTATAAGCCAAATAGCAAAAATAACAACAGTATCAGTACAGACGATATTAGCTGTATGATTATCAGTAAGGAAAATAAACTATTTATTGGAAGCTACTTTGGTATTAATATTTATGATATTGCCCAACAAAAATTCAGTTTAATTGCTAACAGCGAACTCCCTGTTAATGTAATTTTTGAAGATAAACAGGGAACTATTTGGATAGGGGCTTCTGACGGCATCCGCATTTATCAGACTCCAAAACTTATTTATAAAAATTTCAAAGACAATTCAGATAAATCATTCAACTTTAATGTTAACTGTTTCTTTCAAGATCGCATAGGAAACATCTGGGTTGGAACAGTACAAAACGGATTAGCTTTACTAAATCCTAAAAACAATACATTCAAAACTTTTGATACCAAGGATGGTTTACCTACTAATAATATATTATCCATTACAGAAGATAACGAAACAAACTTATGGATAAGTACAGACAATGGTTTGGTAAAATACAACCGCCATTTAAATACGTTTAGAACTTTCAATATTTTAGACGGATTGCCTGATAATCTATTCAATATCAATTCCGTTTTAAAAGACAGTCAGGGGCGACTATATTTTGGTACCTACAATGGCTTAGTGAGTTTTATGTCCAAAAGTATAGAAAAAAACACATTGGCTCCGGAGGTTGTTTTTTCCAACCTCAAACTGTTTAACATTCCTGTTGCCATTAACGATGAGAGCGGTCTTTTAAAACAAGACATTAACAACAGCGAGACATTGACTTTTAACCATGATCAAAACATTTTTACAATAGAATTCTCAGCTTTAAACTTCATCAAATCAAATAAAAACAAGTATGCCTACAAACTTGATGGCTTAGAAAAAAACTGGAATTATGTTGATATTCCATCGGCAACCTATAACAATTTACCTGCAGGAAGCTATCAATTTTTAGTCAAAGGTTCTAATAACGATGGTATTTGGAGCAAAGACATCAAAAAAATAAACATAGTAATACTACCTCCAATGTGGGAAACTTGGTGGGCTTATCTCATCTATTTCGCAATAATTGCTGCAATAGGCTATCAAATCAATGCGTTTTTAAAAGCAAGAAGAGAACTTAAACAGGAACTTCATTTTGAAAAAATGAAATTAGATTTTTTTACCAATGTATCGCATGAAATCAGAACACCGTTGACTTTGATTTTAGGTCCCATTGAAAAACTAGAGCAATTAACTACAGAAAATACTCAGGCCAATAAATATGCCTTAAGTATTAAAAACAATACCGAACGTTTGTACCGATTGGTTAACGAATTATTGGATTTCAGAAAGGCCGATTCCGGCAACTTACGCCCCTATTTTTCTGAAGAAAATATTGTAAGTGTTCTAAAAGAGGTTTTTGAAAATTTTCAAGCGCTTGCCGAAGCAAAAAACATCCAATACACTTTCAAAAGTAGCCATCCTGAAATTTTGGTTTATTTTGATAAAGACCAAATGGAGAAAGTGTTTTTTAATCTATTATCAAATGCTTTCAAATTTACACAAGATGGGGGTACGATAAACCTAAAAATTACTTTAAAAAAACAAAATGTAAAAATTAAGGTAATCGATAACGGGAAAGGTATTGACATCAAAAATATCGACGATATTTTTAAAAACTTTTATCAGGCAGGACAAAATTTCGGGACTGGCATTGGTTTGGCTCTTTCAAAAAGCCTGGTCGAACTCCATAAAGGAAAAATAAACGTAACAAGTACTCCTGCCACTGAAAACAAAACCGGAAAAACCACTTTTACCGTCTCATTGCAATTGGGTAAAAATCATTTAAACGACAATGATATTACCCCAATGCCTAGCATTGAAAATCATATTTATCAAGAAGTTAATGAGTACTCTGCCCAAGACTTTATTGAAAACCCTGCTAAAGAGGAAAAAAACAAAAAAGCCCATATTTTAGTCGTTGAAGACAACGATGAAGTGAGAGAGTTCATCAAACAATCACTGGAAGATCTGTATTATGTTCATGAAAGTAAAAACGGACTGGAAGGTTGGAAAAATGCCATTCAAAGCCTGCCTGATTTAATCATCAGCGATGTAATGATGCCAATAATGGACGGATTAGAACTTTGCAAAAAGTTAAAAACTGATATACGCACCTCACATATTCCTGTAATTATGTTGACTGCAAAATCAGACCCCCTACATCAAATTGAAGGACTTCAACATGGAGCCGATATTTATATTACCAAGCCTTTCAGGGAGCAAATTTTACAATTAAACATTCACAACCTGTTATCGCTAAGAGCTGCTTTGCAAAAGAAATACAGCGAACAATTGTCACAATTACCTGTTTTACCGGACACTGAATCGACTCAGGATGAAAAATTATTGCACAAATTGCGTCAAATTATCGAAGCGAATATTTCCAATATTGATTTGGACACCAACTTTATTACATCTGAAATTGGTATGAGCAGGTCTGTTTTGTATAAAAAATTCAGTGCATTGACCAACCAGCCTTTAAAAGAATTTATTACATCCATACGATTAAAACAGTCCGTTGAGATTTTCCTAAGTGGTGAAACCTCTGTTCAATCAGTTGCTTTAGAAGTTGGTTTCAACGATGTTAAAATCTTTAGACGTGAATTCAAAAGAGTTTATGGCATTACGCCTGGTGAATATGTTAAAAACAAAGGCAAAACTGAAGCTTAA